A DNA window from Guyparkeria halophila contains the following coding sequences:
- the pilW gene encoding type IV pilus biogenesis/stability protein PilW, whose protein sequence is MSHRLLTLCAVILLGLSGCATTGLPGGDSGSIERHVGENTQAAEINTELAAGYMRKGELKIAMEKIRRAIRLDSGYAPAHHVHAILLQRLGEEEKAGDAFARAVRLDGDNSDLANNYGGFLCSQGDYERAQAMFRRAYDDPLYETPEFALVNSGRCYQQAGEQSQALAQFRRALDEGARQPGALLGVAQALLETGEAAEAAEAMRRYESRHRHTPGSLGVAIAIDRAVGDEQALKNHRLILRGRFPDSPEAQALEQGGSR, encoded by the coding sequence ATGAGCCATCGCCTGCTGACGCTTTGCGCCGTGATCCTGCTCGGCCTGAGCGGCTGCGCCACCACCGGCCTGCCGGGTGGCGACAGCGGTTCGATCGAGCGCCACGTCGGCGAAAATACCCAGGCCGCCGAGATCAATACCGAACTGGCCGCCGGCTACATGCGCAAGGGCGAGCTCAAGATCGCCATGGAAAAGATTCGACGCGCGATCCGGCTCGATAGCGGCTATGCCCCGGCGCATCACGTCCACGCCATCCTGCTGCAGCGTCTGGGCGAGGAAGAGAAGGCGGGCGATGCCTTTGCCCGAGCCGTGCGGCTCGACGGCGACAACTCGGATCTGGCGAACAACTACGGCGGCTTCCTGTGCTCCCAGGGCGACTACGAACGCGCTCAGGCGATGTTCCGTCGCGCCTACGACGATCCCCTGTACGAGACCCCGGAATTCGCCCTGGTCAACTCCGGGCGCTGCTACCAGCAGGCCGGCGAACAGTCCCAGGCACTGGCCCAGTTCCGCCGGGCGCTGGACGAAGGCGCCCGTCAGCCGGGTGCCCTGCTGGGTGTCGCGCAGGCATTGCTGGAAACCGGCGAGGCGGCCGAGGCGGCCGAGGCGATGCGGCGATACGAATCGCGTCACCGGCACACCCCGGGGTCGCTGGGCGTCGCGATCGCGATCGACCGTGCGGTGGGTGACGAACAGGCATTGAAGAACCACCGCCTGATCCTGCGCGGCCGATTCCCGGACTCGCCGGAGGCCCAGGCACTGGAACAGGGAGGCAGTCGATGA
- a CDS encoding helix-turn-helix domain-containing protein, which produces MSEQERREPAVGATAHEPDEAITLGQEIAGPSVGERIRRGREAAGLSAADLAQPLNLDLKVIECIERDELDAVPGRPYILAYLRTWAGQLGLDGDELIAQYNAQRAPDNGTVQGGIHPTLDVMEPRGGGVGRRLLGWLGILIVIAIVVLALSRLDADRVQSWWTDLRGETAESSTDTGPASVTEDDSAGERPAIDGALDEPPAPPTEAPSPTESVSLALPGERLAAIGAAIEGREPAEDESGQSAGQSAGEADNEPDADESAAPAADKPPALLLRATSADSWVEVRDGNGERLMYDVLAAGEERAFAEANGPFSLVLGQPEGIEVEYQGKPVDLGEPSGDTGVLRTTVGNS; this is translated from the coding sequence ATGAGCGAGCAGGAGCGGCGTGAGCCAGCGGTCGGAGCAACGGCCCACGAGCCGGATGAGGCGATCACCCTTGGGCAGGAGATCGCCGGCCCCAGCGTCGGCGAACGGATTCGGCGCGGACGCGAAGCCGCCGGTCTGAGCGCCGCGGATCTCGCCCAGCCGCTCAACCTCGATCTGAAGGTGATCGAGTGTATCGAGCGCGACGAGCTCGATGCCGTACCGGGGCGCCCTTACATCCTCGCCTATCTGCGCACCTGGGCCGGGCAACTGGGGCTCGACGGCGATGAGCTGATCGCCCAGTACAACGCCCAGCGCGCCCCGGACAACGGGACGGTGCAGGGTGGCATTCACCCGACGCTGGACGTCATGGAGCCCCGTGGCGGTGGCGTTGGCCGTCGCTTGCTGGGATGGTTGGGCATCCTGATCGTCATCGCGATCGTGGTGCTCGCCCTCTCGCGTCTCGATGCCGATCGCGTGCAGTCCTGGTGGACCGATCTGCGCGGCGAGACGGCCGAGTCGTCGACCGACACGGGCCCGGCGTCGGTGACCGAGGACGACTCGGCCGGCGAGCGTCCGGCCATCGACGGGGCCCTCGACGAGCCCCCGGCGCCGCCGACCGAGGCGCCTTCGCCGACCGAGAGCGTCTCGCTGGCGCTGCCCGGCGAGCGCCTGGCGGCGATCGGCGCTGCGATTGAAGGGCGTGAGCCCGCCGAGGACGAGTCCGGCCAATCCGCCGGCCAATCCGCTGGCGAGGCCGACAACGAACCCGATGCCGATGAATCGGCGGCCCCTGCCGCCGACAAGCCGCCGGCCCTGCTGCTGCGCGCCACCAGCGCCGACAGCTGGGTCGAGGTGCGCGACGGCAACGGCGAGCGACTGATGTACGACGTGCTGGCCGCCGGCGAGGAACGCGCGTTTGCCGAGGCAAACGGGCCGTTCTCGCTGGTGCTGGGGCAGCCCGAGGGGATCGAGGTCGAATACCAGGGCAAGCCGGTGGATCTGGGTGAGCCGAGCGGGGACACCGGCGTGCTGCGAACCACCGTGGGGAATTCATGA
- the ispG gene encoding flavodoxin-dependent (E)-4-hydroxy-3-methylbut-2-enyl-diphosphate synthase — MSFQPVPVTRRLSRRIQVGSVGVGGDAPISVQSMTNTDTCDVEATVAQIERLAAAGADLVRVSVPNMDAAEAFGKIKQRVSIPLITDIHFDYRIALRVADLGADCLRINPGNIGREDRVRQVIDSARDHGIPLRIGVNAGSLEKDLQQKYGEPTPDALVESALRHIDILDRLDYPEFKVSLKASDVWMTLGAYRKLADQIEQPLHLGITEAGGPRAGAVKSAVGLGMLLAEGIGDTLRVSLAADPVEEVKVGWDILKSLKLRSRGVNLIACPSCARQEFDVIKTVNALEERIEDIDLPMDVAVIGCVVNGPGEAREASIGLTGGQPNLLYVDGKPSRKLSEEELVDQIEQTIRERVARDKAAHEAAHDSGDER; from the coding sequence ATGAGCTTTCAACCGGTTCCGGTGACGCGTCGCCTGTCCCGTCGGATCCAGGTCGGGTCCGTGGGCGTGGGGGGCGATGCGCCCATCTCTGTCCAGTCGATGACCAACACCGACACCTGCGATGTCGAGGCGACGGTCGCCCAGATCGAGCGCCTTGCCGCCGCCGGCGCCGACCTCGTGCGTGTCTCCGTGCCCAACATGGATGCCGCCGAGGCCTTCGGCAAGATCAAGCAGCGGGTCTCCATCCCGCTGATCACCGACATCCACTTCGACTACCGCATCGCCCTGCGCGTCGCGGACCTGGGCGCCGACTGCCTGCGCATCAACCCCGGCAACATCGGTCGCGAGGACCGCGTGCGCCAGGTGATCGACTCGGCGCGCGACCACGGCATCCCGCTGCGCATCGGCGTCAACGCCGGCTCGCTGGAGAAGGACCTGCAGCAAAAGTACGGCGAACCGACCCCGGACGCGCTGGTCGAGTCCGCCTTGCGGCACATCGATATCCTCGACCGGCTCGACTACCCCGAGTTCAAGGTCTCGCTGAAGGCCTCCGACGTCTGGATGACGCTGGGTGCCTACCGCAAGCTCGCTGACCAGATCGAGCAGCCGCTGCATCTGGGGATCACCGAGGCGGGTGGTCCGCGCGCCGGCGCGGTCAAGTCCGCCGTAGGTCTGGGCATGCTGTTGGCCGAGGGGATCGGTGACACCCTGCGCGTCTCGCTGGCCGCCGACCCGGTCGAAGAGGTCAAGGTCGGCTGGGATATCTTGAAGTCGCTGAAACTTCGCAGCCGCGGCGTCAACCTGATTGCCTGCCCGTCCTGTGCCCGTCAGGAGTTCGACGTGATCAAGACCGTCAACGCCCTGGAAGAGCGTATCGAGGACATCGACCTGCCCATGGATGTCGCCGTGATCGGCTGCGTGGTCAACGGGCCCGGCGAGGCCCGCGAGGCATCCATCGGCCTGACCGGCGGTCAGCCCAATCTGCTGTACGTCGACGGCAAGCCGTCGCGCAAGCTGTCCGAAGAAGAGCTGGTCGACCAGATCGAACAAACCATCCGCGAGCGCGTCGCCCGGGATAAGGCCGCCCATGAGGCCGCCCACGATTCCGGCGACGAGCGATAA
- the hisS gene encoding histidine--tRNA ligase — MSKTPKSIRGMHDVLPDDTPAWQRLETALRDTAAAFGYEEIRMPIVEQTALFARSIGEVTDIVEKEMYTFDDRNGDSLTLRPEGTAGCVRACLQHGIIHNQQRRLWYTGPMFRHERPQKGRYRQFHQFGVETFGVAGPELEVELIQMAASLWARLGIEDVRLEINTLGQPEARARHREVLIEYLEGHADQLDEEARRRLHENPLRVLDSKNPDIQPILEAAPKLADYLDEESAADFAKTCGLLDALGVPYRINPRLVRGLDYYNKLVFEWVTESLGAQGTICAGGRYDGLVEQLGGRATPAAGFAIGIERLLSLAETPTDAGRADLYVIVPEAARQGAGLRLADRLRRTLVGRRVQCNLDGGSLKAQFKRADRSGAATALIVEDEAGEQVSVKPLRGEGEQQTVAVDALDTLLATN, encoded by the coding sequence ATGAGCAAGACGCCCAAGAGCATCCGGGGCATGCACGACGTGCTGCCCGACGACACGCCCGCCTGGCAACGCCTGGAAACCGCCCTGCGCGACACCGCCGCGGCATTCGGTTACGAAGAGATCCGCATGCCGATCGTCGAGCAGACGGCGCTGTTTGCGCGGTCGATCGGCGAGGTGACCGATATCGTCGAGAAGGAGATGTACACCTTCGACGACCGCAACGGCGATTCGCTCACCCTCCGCCCCGAGGGCACGGCCGGCTGCGTGCGGGCCTGCCTGCAGCACGGCATCATCCACAACCAGCAGCGTCGGCTGTGGTACACCGGGCCGATGTTCCGCCACGAGCGCCCGCAGAAGGGGCGCTACCGCCAGTTCCACCAGTTCGGCGTCGAGACCTTCGGCGTGGCCGGCCCGGAGCTGGAGGTCGAGCTGATCCAGATGGCCGCCTCGCTGTGGGCGCGCCTCGGCATCGAGGACGTGCGCCTGGAGATCAATACCCTCGGCCAGCCCGAGGCACGCGCCCGGCACCGCGAGGTGCTGATCGAGTATCTGGAGGGCCACGCCGACCAGCTCGACGAGGAAGCGCGCCGGCGCCTGCACGAGAACCCGCTCCGGGTGCTCGACAGCAAGAACCCTGACATCCAGCCGATCCTCGAGGCCGCACCGAAGCTGGCCGACTACCTCGACGAGGAGTCGGCCGCCGACTTCGCCAAGACCTGCGGGCTGCTCGATGCGCTGGGGGTTCCCTACCGGATCAACCCGCGGCTGGTGCGCGGGCTGGACTACTACAACAAGCTGGTGTTCGAGTGGGTCACCGAGTCGCTCGGCGCCCAGGGCACCATCTGTGCCGGCGGTCGTTACGACGGGCTGGTCGAACAGCTCGGCGGCCGGGCCACGCCGGCAGCCGGGTTCGCGATCGGTATCGAGCGATTGCTGTCGCTGGCCGAGACGCCGACGGACGCCGGTCGTGCCGACCTCTACGTCATCGTGCCGGAAGCGGCCCGCCAGGGGGCGGGGCTGCGGCTTGCCGACCGTCTGCGCCGCACCTTGGTCGGCCGACGGGTGCAGTGTAATCTCGACGGCGGCAGCCTCAAGGCACAGTTCAAGCGCGCGGATCGCAGTGGTGCCGCCACCGCGCTGATCGTCGAGGACGAGGCCGGCGAGCAGGTCTCGGTCAAGCCGTTGCGCGGCGAAGGCGAGCAGCAGACCGTCGCCGTGGACGCCCTCGATACCCTCTTGGCCACTAACTAA
- a CDS encoding YfgM family protein has translation MVASDEEQIERIRDWWSENGKTVIAGVVLGIAGLVGWQGWQGWQDNRIASASAAFANLEQMAARGEGDVVERAREVATSHDGTNYTPLAWLIGAGAAVESNDLETATSYLEKARESAERVQLVATVDLRLARVLWAQGEHDAALERLANPPAGFDGLFAELRGDILAERGDLVAARQAYETAIESDAANGLLQMKLDSLPAGAEEKS, from the coding sequence ATGGTCGCCTCAGACGAAGAACAGATTGAACGCATCCGCGATTGGTGGTCGGAGAACGGCAAGACGGTGATTGCCGGCGTCGTGCTCGGCATTGCCGGCCTGGTCGGCTGGCAGGGCTGGCAGGGCTGGCAGGACAACCGGATCGCCTCGGCGTCCGCGGCCTTTGCCAATCTCGAGCAGATGGCGGCCCGCGGCGAAGGCGACGTGGTCGAGCGCGCGCGCGAGGTCGCCACCAGCCACGATGGCACCAACTACACCCCGCTGGCCTGGCTGATCGGTGCCGGTGCCGCCGTCGAGAGCAACGACCTCGAAACGGCCACGTCCTACCTCGAAAAGGCACGCGAGAGCGCCGAACGGGTCCAGCTGGTCGCGACGGTCGACCTGCGACTGGCCCGCGTACTCTGGGCACAGGGCGAACATGATGCCGCGCTCGAGCGACTGGCCAATCCGCCGGCCGGCTTTGACGGCCTGTTTGCCGAACTGCGCGGCGACATCCTTGCCGAACGCGGCGACCTGGTCGCCGCGCGCCAGGCCTACGAAACCGCCATCGAATCCGATGCCGCCAACGGCCTGCTGCAGATGAAGCTCGACAGCCTGCCGGCCGGCGCCGAGGAGAAATCATGA
- the bamB gene encoding outer membrane protein assembly factor BamB, with translation MINTHSTRWTLPLVAGLAVALAGCSAPRELVKPTPLQEIDNQQPPQVAWSGSSGGDQENHLTAIAPVEDDGRVFVAGPEGDVLAYDLESGKRLWSVDLEADLSVGGGAGEGIVVFGSEDGRVFALAADSGERRWDVSIRSSVDAAPSVGFGDVAVRGRDGTLAVLNAETGEMRWRQSKNPPALTLQGQGRVLMFPDALAAGFDDGTIAVFAREDGRELWSQAVALPTGRTDVDRMVDVDATPVFADGVFYAATYQGKLVALAAQGGRELWSRDFSNTNNIAAGGRALYLSDADGVIWAIDRRSGDALWRQSDLKHRGLTGPALINGYLVVGDREGYVHVLSTTSGALVGRADWGDPLIDPIQQVDGQGLAVTRDGELRAFTLD, from the coding sequence ATGATCAACACGCACTCGACCCGTTGGACGCTGCCGCTGGTTGCGGGCCTGGCCGTCGCACTCGCCGGCTGCTCGGCACCGCGCGAACTGGTCAAGCCCACGCCGCTGCAGGAGATCGACAACCAGCAACCGCCCCAGGTTGCCTGGAGCGGTTCCTCCGGCGGTGATCAGGAAAATCATCTGACCGCCATCGCCCCGGTCGAGGACGACGGGCGCGTCTTCGTTGCCGGCCCCGAGGGTGACGTGCTTGCCTACGATCTCGAGTCGGGCAAGCGACTGTGGTCGGTCGATCTCGAGGCCGACCTGAGTGTCGGCGGCGGCGCCGGTGAAGGGATTGTCGTCTTCGGTAGCGAGGACGGTCGCGTCTTCGCCCTGGCGGCCGACAGTGGCGAGCGTCGCTGGGATGTCTCGATCCGCAGTTCGGTGGATGCCGCACCCTCGGTCGGCTTCGGTGATGTGGCCGTGCGCGGCCGCGATGGCACGCTGGCCGTGCTGAATGCCGAGACCGGCGAGATGCGCTGGCGCCAGTCGAAAAACCCGCCGGCCCTGACCCTGCAGGGACAGGGGCGCGTGCTGATGTTCCCCGATGCCCTGGCTGCCGGTTTCGACGACGGCACGATTGCCGTCTTCGCCCGCGAGGATGGCCGCGAGCTGTGGAGCCAGGCCGTGGCGCTGCCGACCGGCCGGACCGACGTCGACCGCATGGTGGATGTCGACGCCACGCCGGTGTTCGCCGATGGCGTCTTCTATGCCGCGACGTACCAGGGCAAGCTGGTTGCCCTGGCCGCCCAGGGCGGTCGCGAGCTGTGGTCACGCGACTTCTCCAACACCAACAACATCGCGGCCGGTGGTCGCGCGCTCTACCTGAGCGATGCCGACGGCGTGATCTGGGCCATCGACCGGCGCAGCGGCGATGCGCTCTGGCGCCAATCGGATCTCAAGCACCGCGGCTTGACCGGCCCGGCCCTGATCAATGGCTACCTGGTCGTGGGGGATCGCGAGGGCTACGTGCACGTGCTCTCGACCACCAGCGGCGCGTTGGTCGGCCGGGCCGACTGGGGCGATCCGCTGATCGACCCGATCCAGCAGGTCGACGGTCAGGGCCTGGCCGTCACCCGCGACGGCGAACTGCGGGCGTTCACGCTTGACTAA